One window of Aggregicoccus sp. 17bor-14 genomic DNA carries:
- the bla gene encoding subclass B3 metallo-beta-lactamase, which translates to MRLLALLLLLPCAAAASPPASLPPSSDTKPIRCDACAAWNAPQAPFRVYGNTYYVGVAGLSSVLIDTGRGLILLDGALPQSAPRIARSLRTLGFSLRDVKWLLNSHAHSDHAGGLAALQRLSGARVAASPAGAAALRAGAVAPDDPQVGFVAFRHFPAVREVTPVADGQSVRLGDVVVTAHHTPGHTPGGVTWTWRSCEGERCADVVYAESLSAVAAPHFRFSADAARVAQLRRSIATVRELPCDVMIPTHPAASRLFAQWKASASGGRAAFLDAGACRAYAERAEQGLSERLAKEAEGKAP; encoded by the coding sequence ATGAGACTGCTCGCCCTGCTGCTCCTGCTGCCCTGCGCCGCAGCCGCCTCGCCGCCTGCGTCGCTGCCCCCCTCCTCCGACACGAAGCCCATCCGCTGCGACGCCTGCGCCGCGTGGAACGCGCCGCAGGCGCCCTTCCGCGTGTACGGCAACACCTACTACGTCGGCGTGGCGGGGCTCTCCTCGGTGCTCATCGACACAGGGCGGGGGCTCATCCTGCTCGACGGCGCGCTGCCCCAGTCCGCGCCGCGCATCGCCCGGAGCCTGCGCACGCTGGGCTTCTCGCTGCGGGACGTGAAGTGGCTGCTCAACTCGCACGCCCACTCCGACCACGCGGGGGGCCTGGCCGCGCTGCAGCGCCTGAGCGGCGCGCGCGTGGCCGCGAGCCCCGCGGGTGCGGCGGCGCTGCGCGCGGGAGCCGTGGCCCCGGACGACCCGCAGGTCGGCTTCGTCGCCTTCAGGCACTTCCCCGCCGTGCGTGAGGTGACGCCCGTGGCGGACGGGCAGAGCGTGCGGCTGGGTGACGTCGTCGTCACCGCGCACCACACGCCGGGCCACACGCCGGGCGGCGTCACCTGGACCTGGCGCAGCTGTGAGGGGGAGCGCTGCGCGGACGTGGTGTACGCGGAGAGCCTCAGTGCGGTCGCCGCGCCACACTTTCGCTTCAGCGCGGACGCGGCGCGCGTGGCGCAGCTGCGGCGCAGCATCGCCACGGTGCGCGAGCTGCCCTGTGACGTGATGATTCCCACGCATCCCGCGGCCAGCCGCCTCTTCGCGCAGTGGAAGGCAAGTGCGAGCGGGGGGCGCGCGGCCTTCCTCGACGCCGGCGCCTGCCGCGCGTACGCGGAGCGCGCGGAGCAGGGGCTCAGCGAGCGGCTCGCGAAGGAGGCCGAGGGCAAGGCGCCCTGA
- a CDS encoding TerC family protein — translation MEIHSIGSPGLWAGFIAFVLAMLALDLGVFHRKAHVVKVREAAVWSAIWVGISLLFNLGVLWRFGAQPATEFLTGYLIEKSLSVDNIFIFVVIFGAMKIPAIYQHRVLFWGILSALVLRAAMIFAGVALLERFHWLIYVFGAFLVVTGVKLYRDWRKGAEAHPEESRVLGMIRRVLPSTTQLHGPHFFAREGGRWLATPLFMALLLVELTDVVFALDSIPAIFAVTRDPFIVFTSNIFAILGLRSLFFLLAGMVDRFHYLKVGLAGILAFVGLKMALVDVVHVHPFVSLAVIAAMLVASILASFSYAKRHPGAAASAPAEREAREVAAHRGQPVEEA, via the coding sequence ATGGAGATCCACAGCATCGGCAGCCCGGGCCTCTGGGCCGGCTTCATCGCCTTCGTCCTGGCGATGCTGGCCCTGGACCTGGGCGTGTTCCACCGCAAGGCGCACGTGGTGAAGGTGCGCGAGGCGGCGGTGTGGAGCGCCATCTGGGTGGGCATCTCGCTGCTCTTCAACCTCGGGGTGCTCTGGCGCTTCGGTGCGCAGCCGGCCACCGAGTTCCTCACCGGCTACCTCATCGAGAAGAGCCTCTCGGTCGACAACATCTTCATCTTCGTCGTCATCTTCGGGGCGATGAAGATCCCGGCGATCTACCAGCACCGGGTGCTGTTCTGGGGCATCCTCAGCGCGCTCGTGCTGCGCGCGGCGATGATCTTCGCGGGCGTGGCCCTGCTCGAGCGCTTCCACTGGCTCATCTACGTCTTCGGCGCCTTCCTGGTCGTCACCGGCGTGAAGCTGTACCGGGACTGGCGCAAGGGCGCGGAGGCGCACCCGGAGGAGAGCCGCGTGCTGGGGATGATCCGCCGCGTGCTGCCCTCCACGACCCAGCTGCACGGCCCCCACTTCTTCGCCCGCGAGGGCGGCCGCTGGCTCGCGACGCCGCTGTTCATGGCGCTGCTGCTGGTGGAGCTGACGGACGTGGTGTTCGCGCTGGACTCCATCCCCGCCATCTTCGCGGTGACGCGCGACCCCTTCATCGTCTTCACCTCGAACATCTTCGCCATCCTCGGCCTGCGCAGCCTCTTCTTCCTGCTGGCGGGGATGGTGGACCGCTTCCACTACCTCAAGGTGGGGCTCGCCGGGATCCTCGCCTTCGTGGGCCTGAAGATGGCGCTGGTGGACGTGGTGCACGTGCACCCCTTCGTCTCGCTCGCGGTCATCGCGGCCATGCTCGTCGCCTCCATCCTCGCCTCGTTCTCGTACGCGAAGCGCCACCCGGGCGCGGCCGCGTCCGCCCCGGCCGAGCGCGAGGCGCGCGAGGTGGCGGCGCACCGCGGGCAGCCGGTGGAGGAGGCCTGA
- a CDS encoding alpha/beta fold hydrolase, translating to MAYVKVGTENGTPIELYYEDHGTGRPVVLIHGWPLSGRSWEKQLPALIDAGYRVITYDRRGFGQSSQPWQGYDYDTFAADLHALLEHLDLRDAALVGFSMGGGEVVRYLSRYGTGRVSRAVLAGAVPPYLHKSKDNPEGGFDDAGIAGFETGVKADRLVFLDQFTRNFFSANGELKVSEPMRLYARDIAAFASPKGTLDCIAAFGRTDFRKDLEKVTVPTLVLHGDADGIVPVEVSGKRSAAAIKNAKLVVIKGGPHGFNVSHADEFNRALVQFLAS from the coding sequence ATGGCGTACGTGAAAGTCGGCACCGAGAACGGCACTCCCATCGAGCTGTACTACGAGGACCATGGCACCGGGAGACCCGTGGTGCTCATCCACGGCTGGCCCCTGAGCGGGCGCTCCTGGGAGAAGCAGCTGCCCGCGCTCATCGACGCGGGCTACCGGGTCATCACCTACGATCGCCGCGGCTTCGGCCAGTCCTCGCAGCCGTGGCAGGGCTACGACTACGACACCTTCGCCGCAGACCTCCACGCGCTGCTCGAGCACCTGGACCTGCGCGACGCGGCGCTGGTGGGCTTCTCCATGGGCGGCGGCGAGGTGGTGCGCTACCTGAGCCGCTACGGCACGGGCCGCGTCTCCCGCGCGGTGCTCGCGGGCGCGGTGCCGCCCTACCTGCACAAGTCGAAGGACAATCCCGAGGGAGGATTCGACGACGCGGGCATCGCGGGCTTCGAGACGGGCGTGAAGGCGGACCGGCTCGTCTTCCTCGACCAGTTCACCCGCAACTTCTTCTCGGCGAACGGCGAGCTCAAGGTGAGCGAGCCGATGCGCCTGTACGCGCGCGACATCGCCGCGTTCGCCTCGCCGAAGGGCACGCTGGACTGCATCGCCGCGTTCGGGCGCACCGACTTCCGCAAGGACCTGGAGAAGGTCACCGTGCCCACGCTCGTCCTGCACGGCGACGCCGACGGCATCGTGCCCGTGGAGGTGAGTGGCAAGCGCTCGGCCGCGGCGATCAAGAACGCCAAGCTCGTCGTCATCAAGGGCGGCCCGCACGGCTTCAACGTCTCGCATGCCGACGAGTTCAACCGCGCCCTCGTCCAGTTCCTCGCGTCCTGA
- a CDS encoding S41 family peptidase: protein MTPLAPRLRALCSAALLLAGLLGARPALAQPDERPPHSEETYRQLELFSRVLSYVENSYVEEPDRKKLVYGAIQGMLDTLDPHTVFLPPDVFRELKMDTSGEFGGLGMEIARKGDKLVVVAPLDDAPAARAGLRAGDELVRIDGESTQGMDLAVAMRRLRGPAGERVTLGILREGFRTPQDIPVVREHVRVVCVEGALYEGIGHVRVKNFQDHTDQQLRKELERLRGLNGGKPLRGLVLDLRNNPGGLLDEAVAVSDRFLPGNLTIVSTRGRNGRGATVERSRDRDTEPPYPLVVLVNAGSASASEIVAGALQDHHRAVVMGSQTFGKGSVQTVIELEDGSGLKLTVARYYTPSGRSIQEKGITPDYLVPDADEAKGAVYERDLQRHFKAEPAVAARSTPVPITPAEHSVPEWAATTGMKDLALRTALDYLHGVLETAPAAPMRVGQAK, encoded by the coding sequence GTGACTCCTCTCGCCCCCCGCCTGCGCGCGCTCTGCTCCGCGGCCCTGCTGCTCGCGGGGCTGCTCGGTGCGCGCCCCGCGCTCGCGCAGCCGGACGAGCGGCCGCCGCACTCGGAGGAGACCTACCGCCAGCTCGAGCTGTTCTCGCGCGTGCTCTCCTACGTGGAGAACAGCTACGTCGAGGAGCCGGACCGCAAGAAGCTCGTGTACGGCGCCATCCAGGGGATGCTGGACACGCTGGACCCGCACACGGTGTTCCTGCCCCCGGACGTGTTCCGCGAGCTGAAGATGGACACCTCGGGCGAGTTCGGCGGCCTGGGGATGGAGATTGCCCGAAAGGGCGACAAGCTCGTGGTGGTGGCCCCGCTGGACGATGCCCCCGCGGCGCGCGCCGGCCTCCGCGCGGGCGACGAGCTGGTGCGCATCGACGGGGAGAGCACGCAGGGCATGGACCTGGCCGTGGCGATGCGCCGCCTGCGCGGCCCCGCCGGTGAGCGCGTGACGCTGGGCATCCTGCGCGAGGGCTTTCGCACCCCGCAGGACATCCCCGTGGTGCGCGAGCACGTGCGCGTGGTGTGCGTGGAGGGCGCGCTCTACGAGGGCATCGGCCACGTGCGGGTGAAGAACTTCCAGGACCACACGGACCAGCAGCTGCGCAAGGAGCTGGAGCGGCTGCGCGGGCTCAACGGCGGCAAGCCCCTGCGCGGGCTGGTGCTGGACCTGCGCAACAACCCGGGCGGCCTCCTGGACGAGGCGGTGGCGGTGAGCGATCGCTTCCTGCCCGGCAACCTCACCATCGTGAGCACCCGCGGGCGAAACGGCCGCGGCGCCACCGTGGAGCGCAGCCGCGACCGCGACACCGAGCCTCCGTACCCGCTCGTGGTGCTGGTGAACGCGGGCAGCGCCTCGGCCTCCGAGATCGTCGCCGGCGCGCTGCAGGACCACCACCGCGCCGTGGTGATGGGCTCGCAGACCTTCGGCAAGGGCAGCGTGCAGACCGTCATCGAGCTCGAGGACGGCTCCGGCCTCAAGCTCACCGTGGCGCGCTACTACACGCCCTCCGGCCGCAGCATCCAGGAGAAGGGCATCACGCCGGACTACCTCGTGCCGGACGCCGACGAGGCGAAGGGCGCGGTGTACGAGCGCGACCTGCAGCGCCACTTCAAGGCGGAGCCCGCCGTCGCCGCGCGCAGCACCCCGGTGCCCATCACCCCGGCGGAGCACAGCGTGCCGGAGTGGGCGGCGACCACGGGCATGAAGGACCTCGCCCTGCGCACGGCCCTGGACTACCTGCACGGGGTGCTGGAAACAGCGCCTGCCGCGCCCATGCGCGTGGGCCAGGCGAAGTAG
- a CDS encoding D-alanine--D-alanine ligase, which translates to MGKRVGVLMGGWGEEREISLKTGEAVVAALEARGHAVTRVFAGPGLDRALRGAELDVAFLALHGRMGEDGRVQGLLELLELPYTGSGVLASALAMDKPVAKRLFRLHNVPTPHGYSTPAAPATQLLERHGDLGFPCVVKPARGGSSVGLARVCEPGALAAAICEAARYGGEALVERLVRGREVTVGILDDAVLGSCEVESPREGFDFEAKYRGGARYFLPPRLSPTRLANAEALALAAYRALGCRGYGRVDLLCSEEENDVVLEVNTLPGLTPVSLLPRIAAQAGLGFPELLERVLALATHDRAEPSGPAGPAAPLPLPVPRRAAV; encoded by the coding sequence ATGGGCAAGCGAGTCGGTGTGCTGATGGGCGGGTGGGGCGAGGAGCGGGAGATCTCCCTCAAGACGGGCGAGGCGGTGGTGGCCGCGCTCGAGGCGCGCGGGCACGCGGTGACGCGCGTCTTCGCCGGGCCCGGGCTGGACCGGGCCCTGCGCGGCGCGGAGCTGGACGTGGCCTTCCTCGCGCTGCACGGGCGCATGGGGGAGGACGGGCGGGTGCAGGGGCTGCTCGAGCTGCTGGAGCTGCCCTACACGGGCTCGGGCGTGCTCGCGAGCGCGCTCGCGATGGACAAGCCCGTGGCCAAGCGCCTCTTCCGGCTGCACAACGTGCCCACCCCGCACGGCTACAGCACGCCGGCAGCCCCGGCCACGCAGCTGCTCGAGCGCCACGGCGACCTCGGCTTTCCCTGCGTGGTGAAGCCCGCGCGCGGCGGCTCCTCGGTGGGGCTCGCGCGGGTGTGCGAGCCCGGGGCGCTCGCCGCCGCCATCTGCGAGGCCGCGCGCTACGGCGGCGAGGCGCTGGTGGAGCGCCTCGTGCGCGGCCGCGAGGTGACGGTGGGCATCCTGGACGACGCGGTCTTGGGCAGCTGCGAGGTGGAGAGCCCGCGCGAGGGCTTCGACTTCGAGGCGAAGTACCGCGGCGGCGCGCGCTACTTCCTGCCGCCGCGCCTTTCGCCCACGCGGCTCGCCAACGCGGAGGCGCTCGCGCTCGCGGCCTACCGCGCGCTGGGCTGCCGCGGCTACGGGCGCGTGGACCTGCTGTGCTCGGAGGAGGAGAACGACGTGGTGCTCGAGGTGAACACGCTGCCCGGCCTCACCCCCGTGAGCCTGCTGCCGCGCATCGCCGCGCAGGCCGGCCTCGGCTTCCCCGAGCTGCTCGAGCGCGTGCTCGCCCTCGCCACCCACGACCGGGCCGAGCCCTCCGGGCCTGCCGGGCCCGCCGCCCCCCTGCCGCTCCCTGTGCCGCGCCGCGCCGCCGTCTAG
- a CDS encoding transposase has translation MAELGDITRFESPAALVACVGLAPGLRQSGKRTSSSASLSPIGHAALRAALWRPVLTAVKRNAWLKAHYARLLSRGKPPKLALTACMHKLLLAIYFVAKHRRPFIPQLPAAPLAAAGGTA, from the coding sequence GTGGCCGAGCTGGGTGACATCACCCGCTTCGAGTCTCCTGCCGCCCTGGTGGCCTGCGTGGGCCTCGCACCGGGCCTGCGCCAGTCGGGCAAGCGCACGTCCTCAAGTGCGTCCCTCTCCCCCATTGGCCACGCGGCGCTGCGTGCCGCGCTGTGGAGGCCCGTCCTCACCGCGGTGAAGAGGAACGCCTGGCTCAAGGCCCACTACGCGCGGCTGCTGTCGCGCGGCAAGCCCCCGAAGCTGGCCCTCACCGCCTGCATGCACAAGCTGCTGCTCGCCATCTACTTCGTCGCCAAGCACCGCCGCCCCTTCATCCCGCAACTGCCCGCTGCGCCACTCGCCGCAGCAGGAGGTACCGCATGA
- the ftsY gene encoding signal recognition particle-docking protein FtsY, translating to MTTPPAHLLLLAQPPPSPIAPPPTQGRPGTEQPVRDNFPVGDVVGVAGVALLAALMLVALRKVVTRRRAAAPPPAARPEAAPQQPTLPAPRLRVELPPSAQETEHLRQAESAHAEVERLARERVDLAQQARAARDAAERLRLEGEARALKAREEEAKREEYRIRKLAEQDARERRRREQEEAERQEAEARARAEAEAAAARAAEEAAARAKVEAEAGHTLAYGLDKTRSQGFMARLNGLFGQSRPMDESVLAELEEILFTADIGVRTASNLVEVARERLKRNELSNSERIKDVIREEVQRIVSLPVPRSLEGGGPPHVVMVVGVNGAGKTTTIGKLAAKLRDSGKKVVLAAGDTFRAAASEQLDVWSERAGAELVKGPEGGDPGSVAFEGVKRARDAGADVVIVDTAGRLHTKAPLMEELRKVKRVLDKALPGAPHEVLLVLDSTNGQNAIQQAKQFHEAVGVTAIALTKLDGTAKGGVIIGICDELKLPVVWVGVGEKVADLRRFEPHEFVQALFD from the coding sequence ATGACGACGCCTCCTGCCCACCTGCTGCTGCTCGCGCAGCCCCCGCCCTCTCCCATCGCCCCGCCCCCCACCCAGGGGCGCCCGGGCACGGAGCAGCCGGTGCGCGACAACTTCCCGGTGGGCGACGTCGTCGGGGTGGCGGGCGTCGCGCTGCTCGCCGCGCTGATGCTGGTGGCCCTGCGCAAGGTGGTGACGCGCCGGCGCGCCGCCGCGCCGCCCCCGGCCGCGCGCCCCGAGGCCGCGCCGCAGCAGCCCACCCTGCCCGCCCCGCGGCTGCGGGTGGAGCTGCCGCCCAGCGCCCAGGAGACCGAGCACCTGAGACAGGCCGAGAGCGCCCACGCGGAGGTGGAGCGCCTCGCCCGCGAGCGCGTGGACCTCGCCCAGCAGGCCCGCGCGGCCCGCGACGCCGCCGAGCGGCTGCGCCTGGAGGGCGAGGCGCGCGCGCTCAAGGCGCGCGAGGAGGAGGCGAAGCGCGAGGAGTACCGCATCCGCAAGCTCGCGGAGCAGGACGCGCGCGAGCGCCGCCGCCGCGAGCAGGAGGAGGCCGAGCGGCAGGAGGCCGAGGCCCGCGCCCGCGCCGAGGCCGAGGCCGCGGCCGCGCGCGCCGCCGAGGAGGCCGCGGCGCGCGCGAAGGTCGAGGCGGAGGCGGGCCACACGCTCGCCTACGGCCTGGACAAGACGCGCAGCCAGGGCTTCATGGCGCGGCTCAACGGGCTCTTCGGGCAGAGCCGCCCGATGGACGAGAGCGTGCTCGCGGAGCTGGAGGAGATCCTCTTCACCGCGGACATCGGCGTGCGCACCGCGAGCAACCTGGTGGAGGTGGCGCGCGAGCGGCTCAAGCGCAACGAGCTCTCCAACTCCGAGCGCATCAAGGACGTCATCCGCGAGGAGGTGCAGCGCATCGTCTCGCTGCCGGTGCCCCGCTCGCTCGAGGGCGGCGGCCCCCCGCACGTGGTGATGGTGGTGGGGGTGAACGGCGCCGGGAAGACGACCACCATCGGCAAGCTCGCCGCGAAGCTGCGCGACTCGGGCAAGAAGGTGGTGCTCGCCGCGGGCGACACCTTCCGCGCTGCCGCGAGCGAGCAGCTGGACGTGTGGAGCGAGCGCGCCGGTGCCGAGCTGGTGAAGGGCCCCGAGGGCGGAGACCCCGGCTCAGTCGCCTTCGAGGGCGTGAAGCGCGCGCGCGACGCGGGCGCGGACGTGGTGATCGTGGACACCGCAGGCCGCCTGCACACCAAGGCCCCGCTGATGGAGGAGCTGCGCAAGGTGAAGCGCGTGCTGGACAAGGCGCTGCCGGGCGCGCCGCACGAGGTGCTGCTCGTGCTGGACTCCACCAACGGCCAGAACGCCATCCAGCAGGCGAAGCAGTTCCACGAGGCGGTGGGGGTCACCGCCATCGCGCTCACCAAGCTGGACGGCACCGCCAAGGGCGGCGTCATCATCGGCATCTGCGACGAGCTGAAGCTGCCCGTGGTGTGGGTGGGCGTCGGCGAGAAGGTGGCGGACCTGCGCCGCTTCGAGCCGCACGAGTTCGTGCAGGCGCTCTTCGACTGA
- a CDS encoding PEGA domain-containing protein, whose protein sequence is MTVLLPLQAFAQAPRAPASAGADDDGLLAPLTPAKKPARAAAPHPKAAPAPAAPAAEDDDELIAPLVTRPTFLRVRLPAGLKGARLLVDGDDAGALPGAEVSVRPGTHHVLVRRPGYRDFSTRVRTPEGKTTEVGAQLVAVAGVLAVGADVPGARVRIDGKAAGTAPLADVVLTPGAHEVVVSREGYFEERSRLSVKAGRDYRVDAQLRPDGSLPVAASDRPEAAAAGGAIALAPRALPQEPAAGALAPTPSLAAPAPWFKRWYVWAGVGAVATAAVVGTVAATHGGGTAQPFTPGEVCGGNCDAVLHAQPARR, encoded by the coding sequence TTGACCGTCCTCCTCCCGCTGCAGGCGTTCGCCCAGGCGCCCCGGGCACCGGCCTCCGCAGGCGCGGACGACGACGGCCTGCTCGCCCCCCTCACGCCCGCGAAGAAGCCCGCCCGGGCCGCAGCGCCGCACCCCAAGGCCGCTCCGGCCCCTGCGGCGCCCGCCGCCGAAGACGACGACGAGCTCATCGCGCCGCTGGTCACCCGCCCCACCTTCCTGCGCGTGCGCCTGCCCGCGGGGCTGAAGGGCGCGCGGCTGCTGGTGGACGGGGACGATGCGGGCGCGCTGCCTGGCGCGGAGGTCTCGGTGCGCCCCGGCACGCACCACGTGCTGGTGCGCCGGCCCGGCTACCGCGACTTCAGCACCCGGGTGCGCACGCCCGAGGGCAAGACCACCGAGGTGGGCGCGCAGCTGGTCGCGGTGGCGGGCGTGCTCGCGGTGGGGGCGGACGTGCCGGGCGCGCGCGTGCGCATCGACGGCAAGGCGGCCGGCACCGCGCCGCTCGCGGACGTGGTGCTCACCCCGGGCGCGCACGAGGTGGTGGTGAGCCGCGAGGGCTACTTCGAGGAGCGCTCGCGCCTCAGCGTGAAGGCCGGCCGCGACTACCGGGTGGACGCGCAGCTGCGCCCGGACGGCAGCCTCCCGGTGGCCGCGAGCGACCGCCCCGAGGCCGCCGCCGCGGGGGGCGCCATCGCGCTCGCCCCGCGCGCGCTGCCGCAGGAGCCTGCCGCCGGGGCGCTCGCCCCCACGCCCTCGCTCGCGGCGCCGGCGCCCTGGTTCAAGCGCTGGTACGTCTGGGCGGGCGTGGGCGCGGTGGCCACGGCCGCGGTGGTGGGCACGGTGGCGGCCACGCACGGCGGCGGGACGGCGCAGCCCTTCACGCCAGGCGAGGTGTGCGGCGGCAACTGCGACGCCGTGCTGCACGCCCAGCCCGCGCGGCGCTAG
- a CDS encoding cellulose synthase family protein encodes MTTVEIIFLGVYFTVLCVLAMYGSHRYRMAYLYYRHKFKLPTPKGVLAALPKVTIQLPIFNEMYVVERLVDSVCKIDYPRELLEIQLLDDSTDETCAIARACVERNRQKGHNIVYIHRENRAGYKAGALEHGLKSASGEFVAVFDADFVPSPDFLKRTVPFFADAKVGMVQVRWGHLNREFSILTQAQSILLDGHFIIEHTARNRADCFFNFNGTAGIWRRETIGDAGGWQHDTLTEDLDLSYRAQLKGWQFIFLPEVVSPAEVPVDMNAFKSQQHRWAKGSIQTAKKLLPTILKSDLPLAVKREAFFHLTNNAAYLLLVLLSVMMPLSMVVRFQHGLYGTLFLDLPFFLTATASVAFFYFATQREQGYKGWDRVKYLPFLMSLGIGMAINNAKAVMEALLNQQSGFARTPKTGSEGKAQKVVKKAYKGSKTMMPVVEMLFALYFTGALWFAIDVKIYTSVPFLLLFQLGFLYVGVSSLVQDRFKFLRRASSAPALPAAAEEQARRAA; translated from the coding sequence ATGACGACCGTCGAGATCATCTTCCTGGGCGTGTACTTCACCGTCCTCTGCGTGCTCGCGATGTACGGCTCGCACCGCTACCGGATGGCGTACCTGTACTACCGGCACAAGTTCAAGCTGCCGACGCCCAAGGGAGTGCTCGCGGCGCTGCCGAAGGTCACCATCCAGCTGCCCATCTTCAACGAGATGTATGTGGTGGAGCGGCTCGTGGACTCGGTCTGCAAGATCGATTACCCGCGCGAGCTGCTCGAGATCCAGCTGCTGGACGACTCCACCGACGAGACCTGCGCCATCGCGCGGGCGTGCGTGGAGCGCAACCGGCAGAAGGGCCACAACATCGTCTACATCCACCGCGAGAACCGCGCGGGCTACAAGGCGGGCGCGCTGGAGCACGGCCTCAAGAGCGCGAGCGGCGAGTTCGTGGCGGTGTTCGACGCGGACTTCGTTCCGAGCCCGGACTTCCTCAAGCGCACGGTGCCCTTCTTCGCGGACGCGAAGGTGGGCATGGTGCAGGTGCGCTGGGGCCACCTGAACCGCGAGTTCTCCATCCTCACGCAGGCCCAGAGCATCCTGCTGGACGGCCACTTCATCATCGAGCACACCGCGCGCAACCGCGCCGACTGCTTCTTCAACTTCAACGGCACCGCGGGCATCTGGCGCCGCGAGACCATCGGTGACGCGGGCGGCTGGCAGCACGACACGCTCACCGAGGACCTGGACCTCAGCTACCGTGCCCAGCTCAAGGGCTGGCAGTTCATCTTCCTGCCCGAGGTGGTGTCCCCCGCCGAGGTGCCGGTGGACATGAACGCCTTCAAGAGCCAGCAGCACCGCTGGGCGAAGGGCTCCATCCAGACGGCGAAGAAGCTGCTGCCCACCATCCTCAAGAGCGACCTGCCGCTCGCGGTGAAGCGCGAGGCCTTCTTCCACCTCACCAACAACGCGGCCTACCTGCTGCTGGTGCTGCTCAGCGTGATGATGCCGCTGAGCATGGTGGTGCGCTTCCAGCACGGCCTCTACGGCACGCTGTTCCTGGACCTGCCCTTCTTCCTCACCGCCACCGCGAGCGTCGCCTTCTTCTACTTCGCGACCCAGCGCGAGCAGGGCTACAAGGGCTGGGACCGGGTGAAGTACCTGCCCTTCCTGATGAGCCTCGGTATCGGCATGGCGATCAACAACGCCAAGGCCGTGATGGAGGCGCTGCTCAACCAGCAGTCCGGCTTCGCGCGCACGCCGAAGACCGGCAGCGAGGGCAAGGCGCAGAAGGTGGTGAAGAAGGCGTACAAGGGCAGCAAGACGATGATGCCCGTGGTGGAGATGCTCTTCGCGCTCTACTTCACCGGCGCGCTCTGGTTCGCCATCGACGTGAAGATCTACACCTCGGTGCCCTTCCTGCTGCTCTTCCAGCTGGGCTTCCTCTACGTGGGCGTCTCCAGCCTCGTGCAGGATCGCTTCAAGTTCCTGCGCCGCGCCTCGAGCGCGCCGGCGCTCCCGGCCGCGGCCGAGGAGCAGGCCCGCCGCGCCGCCTAG
- a CDS encoding alpha/beta fold hydrolase gives MDLLGSLQKALRQMLVARGVESVFVRAGGQTLHTYRLKGEGSGPPVVLVHGLGGTANGFSRVLFPLAKRFRQVLAVDLPGHGFSPELCGGPICVRSQFEALQAFCREVVGAPSYVVGNSLGGAMAVELAAESPELVRALALVAPAGADLPPGRLDQVLHDMIGVRTAADARALTRRLFHAPPAALLLFAHELRKFYGTPTVRAIAQEALEARAALAPAVLGGLQMPTLLLWGASEKLLPYESLDYFRAHLPSHAEIQVVEGFGHIPQMERPAELVSHLVAFADASGL, from the coding sequence GTGGATCTCCTCGGCAGTCTTCAGAAGGCCCTGCGGCAGATGCTGGTGGCGCGCGGCGTGGAGTCGGTGTTCGTGCGCGCGGGCGGCCAGACGCTGCACACCTACCGGCTGAAGGGCGAGGGCTCGGGCCCTCCGGTGGTACTGGTGCACGGGCTGGGCGGCACGGCGAACGGCTTCTCGCGGGTGCTGTTCCCGCTGGCGAAGCGCTTCCGCCAGGTGCTCGCGGTGGACCTGCCGGGCCACGGCTTCTCGCCCGAGCTGTGCGGCGGCCCCATCTGCGTGCGCTCGCAGTTCGAGGCGCTGCAGGCCTTCTGCCGCGAGGTGGTGGGGGCCCCCTCGTACGTGGTGGGCAACTCGCTGGGCGGAGCCATGGCGGTGGAGCTCGCGGCCGAGTCGCCCGAGCTCGTGCGGGCGCTCGCGCTGGTGGCCCCCGCGGGAGCGGACCTGCCGCCCGGCCGGCTCGACCAGGTGCTGCACGACATGATCGGGGTGCGCACCGCCGCAGACGCGCGCGCCCTCACCCGGCGCCTCTTCCACGCGCCGCCCGCAGCCCTGCTGCTCTTCGCGCACGAGCTGCGCAAGTTCTACGGGACGCCCACCGTGCGCGCGATTGCCCAGGAGGCGCTGGAGGCGCGCGCCGCGCTCGCACCGGCGGTGCTCGGCGGCCTGCAGATGCCCACGCTGCTGCTGTGGGGCGCGAGCGAGAAGCTGCTGCCCTACGAGAGCCTCGACTACTTCCGGGCGCACCTGCCCTCGCACGCGGAGATCCAGGTGGTGGAGGGCTTCGGGCACATCCCGCAGATGGAGCGTCCGGCAGAGCTCGTATCCCACCTCGTCGCCTTCGCGGACGCATCGGGGCTGTAG